The Nicotiana tabacum cultivar K326 chromosome 14, ASM71507v2, whole genome shotgun sequence genome contains a region encoding:
- the LOC107794505 gene encoding histone-lysine N-methyltransferase ATX2 isoform X1 → MAFPIDGDAKPNQNQQQVDDVDDDRGDRVTPLKYVPLCDVYSATSPYVGGATGSKKVEAARKILPHFDTDDDRTKHYSHTQHIYSMSATKPPLTHFYTRRRKRKRQDEPSFYDTLESGSVKLGSCNGDVGEEEEAGRKYKEKQKRKASVKLRNLSNGNREDECEDKEMVVKNKEKQKKKVDNSKLVFRPVKIGNFVNGDREDEGEDEEMVVKSKGKQKRKVFNSKLVSRSAKLANLSNGDLEDKGEDEEMVIMNKEKQKLTNFSNDSRENQGETEGEEDKVVIKIKEKRKVGNLEVVNMCVKSERDNEGEDDVVVVKHNKKKKEKKRRKVGSSELANLGVDDSVMLNESCLRETRNSACKNKTDTNHSNNDCKDSNFRGNNIKKRKENSVLENHLSSKSSGSIRTKKWVWLSFEGVDPKKFNGLQCKVYWPLDADWYSGRVIAYNSETGRHHVKYVDGDEEHLLLSNERVKFSVSLEEISRLKLRSSDTSPETDGIDVDEMVVLAATLDDCEALEPGDIIWAKLTGHAMWPAIVLDESLAGGRKGLNKVSGEKSVLVQFFGTHDFARVKLKQVISFLRGLLSSFHLKCKKPKFVQGLEEAKMYLTEQKLSKRMLRIQNRITADNNTESEEGEGSSDSEDEGLRRKLEDIRSCPFELGDLQVVTLGKIVEDSELFRDEKYIWPEGYTAVRKFPSVTDPGVRVSYKMEVLRDPDFRTRPLFRVTSDSGEQFKGSTPSASWNKVYKRMRKTQVDNFDESISGGESERTFGSGSHMFGFSHPEILKLIKELSNSRLLAKSLKLASSKNQDLPAGYRPVRVKWKDLDKCNVCHMDEEYENNLFLQCDKCRMMVHARCYGEREPMDGVLWLCNLCRPGAPVVPPPCCLCPVIGGAMKPTTDGRWAHLACAIWIPETCLSDIKRMEPIDGLSRISKDRWKLLCSICGVPYGACIQCSNHTCRVAYHPLCARAAGFCVELEDEDRLHLIPMDEDEEDQCIRLLSFCKKHRAVSNERPAVDEWVAQKACEHSDYTPPPNPSGCARSEPYNYFGRRGRKEPEVLTAASLKRLYVENRPYLVGGHSQHEQLSDTSSSSFAGSKYTVDLQKLKCSLLDVSRSILSMVEKYNYMKETFRKRLAFGKSGIHGFGIFTKLPHKAGDMVIEYTGELVRPPIADRREHLIYNSLVGAGTYMFRIDDERVIDATRAGSIAHLINHSCEPNCYSRVISVNNDQHIIIFAKRDIKQWEELTYDYRFLSIDEQLACYCGFPRCRGVVNDTEAEERMSKLYAPRNELIDWGGE, encoded by the exons ACATTATTCACACACACAGCACATTTACTCAATGTCCGCAACGAAACCACCTCTTACTCACTTCTACACTCGCCGCCGTAAAAGGAAACGACAGGATGAACCCTCGTTTTACGACACGTTAGAGTCTGGATCAGTGAAATTAGGTAGTTGCAATGGCGATGTGGGCGAAGAAGAGGAAGCGGGTAGAAAGTATAAGGAGAAGCAGAAGAGGAAAGCGAGTGTGAAATTACGGAATTTGTCCAATGGCAATAGAGAAGATGAGTGCGAAGACAAGGAAATGGTTgtaaagaataaggaaaaacagAAGAAGAAAGTGGACAATTCAAAGCTAGTTTTTCGGCCCGTGAAAATAGGGAATTTTGTGAATGGAGATAGAGAAGACGAGGGTGAAGACGAGGAAATGGTTGTAAAGAGTAAGGGGAAACAGAAGAGAAAAGTGTTTAATTCAAAGCTAGTTTCTCGGTCAGCTAAACTAGCCAATTTATCGAATGGGGACCTAGAAGACAAGGGCGAAGATGAGGAAATGGTTATAATGAATAAGGAGAAGCAGAAATTAACCAATTTTTCGAATGACAGTAGAGAAAACCAGGGGGAAACTGAGGGCGAAGAAGACAAAGTGGTTATAAAGATCAAGGAGAAGAGGAAGGTGGGGAATTTAGAAGTAGTGAATATGTGTGTCAAGAGTGAGAGGGACAATGAGGGAGAAGATGATGTAGTGGTTGTGAAgcataataagaagaagaaggagaagaagaggaggaaggtGGGTAGTTCGGAGCTGGCAAATTTGGGAGTGGATGATAGTGTTATGTTGAATGAGTCTTGTTTGAGAGAAACTCGAAATAGTGCTTGTAAAAATAAAACTGATACCAATCACAGTAATAATGACTGTAAAGATTCTAACTTTAGGGGTAACAACATTAAGAAGCGAAAAGAAAATTCTGTTTTGGAGAATCACTTGAGTAGCAAAAGCTCAGGGTCAATTCGCACCAAGAAATGGGTTTG GTTGAGTTTTGAAGGAGTTGATCCCAAGAAATTTAATGGACTACAATGTAAG GTGTATTGGCCATTAGATGCTGATTGGTACTCTGGTCGTGTAATTGCATACAACTCTGAGACTGGACGGCATCAT GTGAAATATGTAGACGGGGATGAAGAGCATTTGCTTTTATCAAATGAAAGGGTCAAGTTTTCTGTTTCACTTGAGGAGATTAGTCGTTTGAAGTTGAGATCCAGTGATACGAGTCCTGAAACTGATGGAATTGATGTTGATGAGATGGTTGTATTAGCTGCTACTTTGGATGACTGTGAAGCTCTCGAGCCTGGAGATATTATATGGGCCAAGCTGACTG GTCATGCCATGTGGCCGGCTATTGTTCTGGATGAATCTCTTGCTGGTGGGCGTAAAGGTCTAAACAAAGTTTCAGGGGAAAAATCAGTTCTTGTGCAGTTTTTTGGCACCCATGATTTTGCTAG GGTTAAATTAAAGCAAGTTATATCTTTCCTGAGAGGGCTTCTTTCTTCATTTCACCTCAAGTGCAAAAAGCCAAAATTTGTTCAAGGTTTGGAGGAAGCAAAAAT GTATCTTACTGAACAGAAGCTCTCAAAGAGGATGCTGCGGATACAGAATCGTATCACTGCTGATAACAATACTGAAAGCGAAGAAGGTGAGGGCAGTTCTGATTCAGAGGATGAAGGGTTGAGGAGAAAGCTTGAGGATATCAGAAGTTGTCCATTTGAATTGGGGGACTTGCAAGTAGTTACCCTTG GGAAAATAGTAGAAGATTCAGAGCTCTTTCGAGATGAGAAATATATCTGGCCAGAAGGTTATACTGCTGTGAGGAAGTTCCCTTCTGTAACAG ATCCCGGTGTACGTGTCTCGTATAAGATGGAGGTACTGAGAGATCCTGATTTCAGGACACGGCCTTTATTTAGAGTTACGTCAGATAGTGGAGAGCAG TTTAAGGGATCTACACCATCTGCTTCCTGGAATAAAGTTTACAAACGGATGAGAAAGACTCAAGTTGACAATTTTGACGAGTCAATATCTGGCGGTGAAAGCGAAAGGACTTTCGGATCGGGTTCTCATATGTTTGGCTTTTCTCACCCTGAAATTTTGAAACTTATAAAG GAATTATCAAACTCCAGGCTTCTTGCAAAATCCTTGAAATTGGCGTCTTCGAAAAATCAAGATCTGCCTGCTGGATATAGGCCTGTCCGTGTTAAATGGAAAGATCTGGACAAATGCAACGTTTGCCATATGGATGAG GAGTATGAGAATAATTTGTTTCTGCAGTGTGATAAATGCCGAATGATG GTCCACGCTAGATGCTATGGGGAGAGGGAGCCTATGGATGGAGTACTTTGGTTATGCAATTTGTGTCGTCCAGGAGCTCCAGTAGTCCCTCCCCCTTGTTGCCTGTGCCCTGTTATCG GCGGTGCTATGAAGCCTACTACTGATGGACGTTGGGCTCATCTTGCTTGTGCCATTTGGATACCag AAACTTGCTTATCTGATATAAAGAGAATGGAGCCAATTGACGGTTTGAGCAGGATCAGCAAG gaccGCTGGAAGCTCTTGTGTAGTATCTGTGGTGTTCCTTATGGAGCTTGCATTCAG TGCTCAAACCATACGTGTCGGGTGGCTTATCATCCTCTTTGTGCACGAGCTGCTGGCTTCTGTGTTGAG CTTGAGGATGAAGACAGATTGCATTTAATCCCTATGGATGAGGATGAGGAGGATCAGTGCATTCGGTTGCTTTCTTTCTGCAAGAAGCATAGAGCTGTATCTAATGAGCGTCCTGCTGTTGATGAGTGGGTTGCACAAAAAGCTTGTGAACATTCAGATTATACTCCTCCACCAAATCCTTCTGGATGTGCTCGCAGTG AGCCTTACAATTATTttggaagaagaggaagaaaagaacCTGAAGTCCTTACAGCTGCATCCTTGAAGCGCTTGTATGTTGAAAATAGACCATATTTGGTTGGTGGCCACAGCCAACATGAGCAATTGAGTGATACATCATCTTCCTCATTTGCTGGTTCCAAATACACCGTTGACCTTCAAAAGCTAAAGTGTTCGCTGCTTGATGTGTCAAGGAGCATACTTTCCATGGTTGAGAAATACAACTACATGAAAGAAACCTTTAGAAAAAGACTGGCATTTG GGAAATCCGGAATACATGGATTTGGCATCTTTACCAAGCTTCCTCATAAAGCAGGGGACATG GTAATTGAGTACACTGGAGAACTAGTTAGACCTCCTATTGCTGACCGAAGGGAGCACCTAATTTACAACTCACTGGTG GGTGCTGGAACATACATGTTTCGAATTGATGATGAGCGTGTTATAGATGCAACAAGGGCTGGAAGCATTGCACATTTGATCAATCATTCATGTGAA CCAAATTGCTACTCAAGAGTTATAAGTGTCAATAACGATCAACATATAATCATATTTGCCAAACGAGATATTAAACAATGGGAAGAACTGACATATGATTACAG ATTCCTTTCTATCGATGAACAACTTGCGTGTTATTGTGGCTTCCCAAGATGCCGAGGTGTAGTAAATGATACCGAAGCTGAGGAACGAATGTCGAAGCTGTATGCACCACGCAATGAGTTAATAGACTGGGGAGGAGAATAA
- the LOC107794505 gene encoding histone-lysine N-methyltransferase ATX2 isoform X2 has translation MAFPIDGDAKPNQNQQQVDDVDDDRGDRVTPLKYVPLCDVYSATSPYVGGATGSKKVEAARKILPHFDTDDDRTKHYSHTQHIYSMSATKPPLTHFYTRRRKRKRQDEPSFYDTLESGSVKLGSCNGDVGEEEEAGRKYKEKQKRKASVKLRNLSNGNREDECEDKEMVVKNKEKQKKKVDNSKLVFRPVKIGNFVNGDREDEGEDEEMVVKSKGKQKRKVFNSKLVSRSAKLANLSNGDLEDKGEDEEMVIMNKEKQKLTNFSNDSRENQGETEGEEDKVVIKIKEKRKVGNLEVVNMCVKSERDNEGEDDVVVVKHNKKKKEKKRRKVGSSELANLGVDDSVMLNESCLRETRNSACKNKTDTNHSNNDCKDSNFRGNNIKKRKENSVLENHLSSKSSGSIRTKKWVWLSFEGVDPKKFNGLQCKVYWPLDADWYSGRVIAYNSETGRHHVKYVDGDEEHLLLSNERVKFSVSLEEISRLKLRSSDTSPETDGIDVDEMVVLAATLDDCEALEPGDIIWAKLTGHAMWPAIVLDESLAGGRKGLNKVSGEKSVLVQFFGTHDFARVKLKQVISFLRGLLSSFHLKCKKPKFVQGLEEAKMYLTEQKLSKRMLRIQNRITADNNTESEEGKIVEDSELFRDEKYIWPEGYTAVRKFPSVTDPGVRVSYKMEVLRDPDFRTRPLFRVTSDSGEQFKGSTPSASWNKVYKRMRKTQVDNFDESISGGESERTFGSGSHMFGFSHPEILKLIKELSNSRLLAKSLKLASSKNQDLPAGYRPVRVKWKDLDKCNVCHMDEEYENNLFLQCDKCRMMVHARCYGEREPMDGVLWLCNLCRPGAPVVPPPCCLCPVIGGAMKPTTDGRWAHLACAIWIPETCLSDIKRMEPIDGLSRISKDRWKLLCSICGVPYGACIQCSNHTCRVAYHPLCARAAGFCVELEDEDRLHLIPMDEDEEDQCIRLLSFCKKHRAVSNERPAVDEWVAQKACEHSDYTPPPNPSGCARSEPYNYFGRRGRKEPEVLTAASLKRLYVENRPYLVGGHSQHEQLSDTSSSSFAGSKYTVDLQKLKCSLLDVSRSILSMVEKYNYMKETFRKRLAFGKSGIHGFGIFTKLPHKAGDMVIEYTGELVRPPIADRREHLIYNSLVGAGTYMFRIDDERVIDATRAGSIAHLINHSCEPNCYSRVISVNNDQHIIIFAKRDIKQWEELTYDYRFLSIDEQLACYCGFPRCRGVVNDTEAEERMSKLYAPRNELIDWGGE, from the exons ACATTATTCACACACACAGCACATTTACTCAATGTCCGCAACGAAACCACCTCTTACTCACTTCTACACTCGCCGCCGTAAAAGGAAACGACAGGATGAACCCTCGTTTTACGACACGTTAGAGTCTGGATCAGTGAAATTAGGTAGTTGCAATGGCGATGTGGGCGAAGAAGAGGAAGCGGGTAGAAAGTATAAGGAGAAGCAGAAGAGGAAAGCGAGTGTGAAATTACGGAATTTGTCCAATGGCAATAGAGAAGATGAGTGCGAAGACAAGGAAATGGTTgtaaagaataaggaaaaacagAAGAAGAAAGTGGACAATTCAAAGCTAGTTTTTCGGCCCGTGAAAATAGGGAATTTTGTGAATGGAGATAGAGAAGACGAGGGTGAAGACGAGGAAATGGTTGTAAAGAGTAAGGGGAAACAGAAGAGAAAAGTGTTTAATTCAAAGCTAGTTTCTCGGTCAGCTAAACTAGCCAATTTATCGAATGGGGACCTAGAAGACAAGGGCGAAGATGAGGAAATGGTTATAATGAATAAGGAGAAGCAGAAATTAACCAATTTTTCGAATGACAGTAGAGAAAACCAGGGGGAAACTGAGGGCGAAGAAGACAAAGTGGTTATAAAGATCAAGGAGAAGAGGAAGGTGGGGAATTTAGAAGTAGTGAATATGTGTGTCAAGAGTGAGAGGGACAATGAGGGAGAAGATGATGTAGTGGTTGTGAAgcataataagaagaagaaggagaagaagaggaggaaggtGGGTAGTTCGGAGCTGGCAAATTTGGGAGTGGATGATAGTGTTATGTTGAATGAGTCTTGTTTGAGAGAAACTCGAAATAGTGCTTGTAAAAATAAAACTGATACCAATCACAGTAATAATGACTGTAAAGATTCTAACTTTAGGGGTAACAACATTAAGAAGCGAAAAGAAAATTCTGTTTTGGAGAATCACTTGAGTAGCAAAAGCTCAGGGTCAATTCGCACCAAGAAATGGGTTTG GTTGAGTTTTGAAGGAGTTGATCCCAAGAAATTTAATGGACTACAATGTAAG GTGTATTGGCCATTAGATGCTGATTGGTACTCTGGTCGTGTAATTGCATACAACTCTGAGACTGGACGGCATCAT GTGAAATATGTAGACGGGGATGAAGAGCATTTGCTTTTATCAAATGAAAGGGTCAAGTTTTCTGTTTCACTTGAGGAGATTAGTCGTTTGAAGTTGAGATCCAGTGATACGAGTCCTGAAACTGATGGAATTGATGTTGATGAGATGGTTGTATTAGCTGCTACTTTGGATGACTGTGAAGCTCTCGAGCCTGGAGATATTATATGGGCCAAGCTGACTG GTCATGCCATGTGGCCGGCTATTGTTCTGGATGAATCTCTTGCTGGTGGGCGTAAAGGTCTAAACAAAGTTTCAGGGGAAAAATCAGTTCTTGTGCAGTTTTTTGGCACCCATGATTTTGCTAG GGTTAAATTAAAGCAAGTTATATCTTTCCTGAGAGGGCTTCTTTCTTCATTTCACCTCAAGTGCAAAAAGCCAAAATTTGTTCAAGGTTTGGAGGAAGCAAAAAT GTATCTTACTGAACAGAAGCTCTCAAAGAGGATGCTGCGGATACAGAATCGTATCACTGCTGATAACAATACTGAAAGCGAAGAAG GGAAAATAGTAGAAGATTCAGAGCTCTTTCGAGATGAGAAATATATCTGGCCAGAAGGTTATACTGCTGTGAGGAAGTTCCCTTCTGTAACAG ATCCCGGTGTACGTGTCTCGTATAAGATGGAGGTACTGAGAGATCCTGATTTCAGGACACGGCCTTTATTTAGAGTTACGTCAGATAGTGGAGAGCAG TTTAAGGGATCTACACCATCTGCTTCCTGGAATAAAGTTTACAAACGGATGAGAAAGACTCAAGTTGACAATTTTGACGAGTCAATATCTGGCGGTGAAAGCGAAAGGACTTTCGGATCGGGTTCTCATATGTTTGGCTTTTCTCACCCTGAAATTTTGAAACTTATAAAG GAATTATCAAACTCCAGGCTTCTTGCAAAATCCTTGAAATTGGCGTCTTCGAAAAATCAAGATCTGCCTGCTGGATATAGGCCTGTCCGTGTTAAATGGAAAGATCTGGACAAATGCAACGTTTGCCATATGGATGAG GAGTATGAGAATAATTTGTTTCTGCAGTGTGATAAATGCCGAATGATG GTCCACGCTAGATGCTATGGGGAGAGGGAGCCTATGGATGGAGTACTTTGGTTATGCAATTTGTGTCGTCCAGGAGCTCCAGTAGTCCCTCCCCCTTGTTGCCTGTGCCCTGTTATCG GCGGTGCTATGAAGCCTACTACTGATGGACGTTGGGCTCATCTTGCTTGTGCCATTTGGATACCag AAACTTGCTTATCTGATATAAAGAGAATGGAGCCAATTGACGGTTTGAGCAGGATCAGCAAG gaccGCTGGAAGCTCTTGTGTAGTATCTGTGGTGTTCCTTATGGAGCTTGCATTCAG TGCTCAAACCATACGTGTCGGGTGGCTTATCATCCTCTTTGTGCACGAGCTGCTGGCTTCTGTGTTGAG CTTGAGGATGAAGACAGATTGCATTTAATCCCTATGGATGAGGATGAGGAGGATCAGTGCATTCGGTTGCTTTCTTTCTGCAAGAAGCATAGAGCTGTATCTAATGAGCGTCCTGCTGTTGATGAGTGGGTTGCACAAAAAGCTTGTGAACATTCAGATTATACTCCTCCACCAAATCCTTCTGGATGTGCTCGCAGTG AGCCTTACAATTATTttggaagaagaggaagaaaagaacCTGAAGTCCTTACAGCTGCATCCTTGAAGCGCTTGTATGTTGAAAATAGACCATATTTGGTTGGTGGCCACAGCCAACATGAGCAATTGAGTGATACATCATCTTCCTCATTTGCTGGTTCCAAATACACCGTTGACCTTCAAAAGCTAAAGTGTTCGCTGCTTGATGTGTCAAGGAGCATACTTTCCATGGTTGAGAAATACAACTACATGAAAGAAACCTTTAGAAAAAGACTGGCATTTG GGAAATCCGGAATACATGGATTTGGCATCTTTACCAAGCTTCCTCATAAAGCAGGGGACATG GTAATTGAGTACACTGGAGAACTAGTTAGACCTCCTATTGCTGACCGAAGGGAGCACCTAATTTACAACTCACTGGTG GGTGCTGGAACATACATGTTTCGAATTGATGATGAGCGTGTTATAGATGCAACAAGGGCTGGAAGCATTGCACATTTGATCAATCATTCATGTGAA CCAAATTGCTACTCAAGAGTTATAAGTGTCAATAACGATCAACATATAATCATATTTGCCAAACGAGATATTAAACAATGGGAAGAACTGACATATGATTACAG ATTCCTTTCTATCGATGAACAACTTGCGTGTTATTGTGGCTTCCCAAGATGCCGAGGTGTAGTAAATGATACCGAAGCTGAGGAACGAATGTCGAAGCTGTATGCACCACGCAATGAGTTAATAGACTGGGGAGGAGAATAA
- the LOC107794505 gene encoding histone-lysine N-methyltransferase ATX2 isoform X3 — MDYNVYWPLDADWYSGRVIAYNSETGRHHVKYVDGDEEHLLLSNERVKFSVSLEEISRLKLRSSDTSPETDGIDVDEMVVLAATLDDCEALEPGDIIWAKLTGHAMWPAIVLDESLAGGRKGLNKVSGEKSVLVQFFGTHDFARVKLKQVISFLRGLLSSFHLKCKKPKFVQGLEEAKMYLTEQKLSKRMLRIQNRITADNNTESEEGEGSSDSEDEGLRRKLEDIRSCPFELGDLQVVTLGKIVEDSELFRDEKYIWPEGYTAVRKFPSVTDPGVRVSYKMEVLRDPDFRTRPLFRVTSDSGEQFKGSTPSASWNKVYKRMRKTQVDNFDESISGGESERTFGSGSHMFGFSHPEILKLIKELSNSRLLAKSLKLASSKNQDLPAGYRPVRVKWKDLDKCNVCHMDEEYENNLFLQCDKCRMMVHARCYGEREPMDGVLWLCNLCRPGAPVVPPPCCLCPVIGGAMKPTTDGRWAHLACAIWIPETCLSDIKRMEPIDGLSRISKDRWKLLCSICGVPYGACIQCSNHTCRVAYHPLCARAAGFCVELEDEDRLHLIPMDEDEEDQCIRLLSFCKKHRAVSNERPAVDEWVAQKACEHSDYTPPPNPSGCARSEPYNYFGRRGRKEPEVLTAASLKRLYVENRPYLVGGHSQHEQLSDTSSSSFAGSKYTVDLQKLKCSLLDVSRSILSMVEKYNYMKETFRKRLAFGKSGIHGFGIFTKLPHKAGDMVIEYTGELVRPPIADRREHLIYNSLVGAGTYMFRIDDERVIDATRAGSIAHLINHSCEPNCYSRVISVNNDQHIIIFAKRDIKQWEELTYDYRFLSIDEQLACYCGFPRCRGVVNDTEAEERMSKLYAPRNELIDWGGE, encoded by the exons ATGGACTACAAT GTGTATTGGCCATTAGATGCTGATTGGTACTCTGGTCGTGTAATTGCATACAACTCTGAGACTGGACGGCATCAT GTGAAATATGTAGACGGGGATGAAGAGCATTTGCTTTTATCAAATGAAAGGGTCAAGTTTTCTGTTTCACTTGAGGAGATTAGTCGTTTGAAGTTGAGATCCAGTGATACGAGTCCTGAAACTGATGGAATTGATGTTGATGAGATGGTTGTATTAGCTGCTACTTTGGATGACTGTGAAGCTCTCGAGCCTGGAGATATTATATGGGCCAAGCTGACTG GTCATGCCATGTGGCCGGCTATTGTTCTGGATGAATCTCTTGCTGGTGGGCGTAAAGGTCTAAACAAAGTTTCAGGGGAAAAATCAGTTCTTGTGCAGTTTTTTGGCACCCATGATTTTGCTAG GGTTAAATTAAAGCAAGTTATATCTTTCCTGAGAGGGCTTCTTTCTTCATTTCACCTCAAGTGCAAAAAGCCAAAATTTGTTCAAGGTTTGGAGGAAGCAAAAAT GTATCTTACTGAACAGAAGCTCTCAAAGAGGATGCTGCGGATACAGAATCGTATCACTGCTGATAACAATACTGAAAGCGAAGAAGGTGAGGGCAGTTCTGATTCAGAGGATGAAGGGTTGAGGAGAAAGCTTGAGGATATCAGAAGTTGTCCATTTGAATTGGGGGACTTGCAAGTAGTTACCCTTG GGAAAATAGTAGAAGATTCAGAGCTCTTTCGAGATGAGAAATATATCTGGCCAGAAGGTTATACTGCTGTGAGGAAGTTCCCTTCTGTAACAG ATCCCGGTGTACGTGTCTCGTATAAGATGGAGGTACTGAGAGATCCTGATTTCAGGACACGGCCTTTATTTAGAGTTACGTCAGATAGTGGAGAGCAG TTTAAGGGATCTACACCATCTGCTTCCTGGAATAAAGTTTACAAACGGATGAGAAAGACTCAAGTTGACAATTTTGACGAGTCAATATCTGGCGGTGAAAGCGAAAGGACTTTCGGATCGGGTTCTCATATGTTTGGCTTTTCTCACCCTGAAATTTTGAAACTTATAAAG GAATTATCAAACTCCAGGCTTCTTGCAAAATCCTTGAAATTGGCGTCTTCGAAAAATCAAGATCTGCCTGCTGGATATAGGCCTGTCCGTGTTAAATGGAAAGATCTGGACAAATGCAACGTTTGCCATATGGATGAG GAGTATGAGAATAATTTGTTTCTGCAGTGTGATAAATGCCGAATGATG GTCCACGCTAGATGCTATGGGGAGAGGGAGCCTATGGATGGAGTACTTTGGTTATGCAATTTGTGTCGTCCAGGAGCTCCAGTAGTCCCTCCCCCTTGTTGCCTGTGCCCTGTTATCG GCGGTGCTATGAAGCCTACTACTGATGGACGTTGGGCTCATCTTGCTTGTGCCATTTGGATACCag AAACTTGCTTATCTGATATAAAGAGAATGGAGCCAATTGACGGTTTGAGCAGGATCAGCAAG gaccGCTGGAAGCTCTTGTGTAGTATCTGTGGTGTTCCTTATGGAGCTTGCATTCAG TGCTCAAACCATACGTGTCGGGTGGCTTATCATCCTCTTTGTGCACGAGCTGCTGGCTTCTGTGTTGAG CTTGAGGATGAAGACAGATTGCATTTAATCCCTATGGATGAGGATGAGGAGGATCAGTGCATTCGGTTGCTTTCTTTCTGCAAGAAGCATAGAGCTGTATCTAATGAGCGTCCTGCTGTTGATGAGTGGGTTGCACAAAAAGCTTGTGAACATTCAGATTATACTCCTCCACCAAATCCTTCTGGATGTGCTCGCAGTG AGCCTTACAATTATTttggaagaagaggaagaaaagaacCTGAAGTCCTTACAGCTGCATCCTTGAAGCGCTTGTATGTTGAAAATAGACCATATTTGGTTGGTGGCCACAGCCAACATGAGCAATTGAGTGATACATCATCTTCCTCATTTGCTGGTTCCAAATACACCGTTGACCTTCAAAAGCTAAAGTGTTCGCTGCTTGATGTGTCAAGGAGCATACTTTCCATGGTTGAGAAATACAACTACATGAAAGAAACCTTTAGAAAAAGACTGGCATTTG GGAAATCCGGAATACATGGATTTGGCATCTTTACCAAGCTTCCTCATAAAGCAGGGGACATG GTAATTGAGTACACTGGAGAACTAGTTAGACCTCCTATTGCTGACCGAAGGGAGCACCTAATTTACAACTCACTGGTG GGTGCTGGAACATACATGTTTCGAATTGATGATGAGCGTGTTATAGATGCAACAAGGGCTGGAAGCATTGCACATTTGATCAATCATTCATGTGAA CCAAATTGCTACTCAAGAGTTATAAGTGTCAATAACGATCAACATATAATCATATTTGCCAAACGAGATATTAAACAATGGGAAGAACTGACATATGATTACAG ATTCCTTTCTATCGATGAACAACTTGCGTGTTATTGTGGCTTCCCAAGATGCCGAGGTGTAGTAAATGATACCGAAGCTGAGGAACGAATGTCGAAGCTGTATGCACCACGCAATGAGTTAATAGACTGGGGAGGAGAATAA